The following coding sequences are from one Arachis hypogaea cultivar Tifrunner unplaced genomic scaffold, arahy.Tifrunner.gnm2.J5K5 arahy.Tifrunner.gnm2.scaffold_45, whole genome shotgun sequence window:
- the LOC114926230 gene encoding pollen receptor-like kinase 4 — MGARSALLVRAPAASNNVQLLFTFVNIIIVALLGILSPCSSYSDAEALLKFRASLRNAVALSSWDPSINPKPPCSGNTASWVGLYCNQDKVWGLRLESMGLNGNIDMASLSSMPALRMLSLMNNTFAGPLPNIKMLPNLKALFLSFNHFSGDIPDDAFAGLSRLRKLYLANNDFTGKIPSSIAALPSLLYLRLDANKFHGQIPDFPRSNGLKTFNLANNDLEGPIPASLSTFDPTSFSGNRRLCGRPLTNPCPPATTGSQDGQGKDQVMKTVVIVIVVAVVVAFLVTVLVIWRLRLKSRDLNQINNNEVPKFQGQTSDKFVPPVYVKTKSLAEQYDAATTPKQVLSSVHSKKVEQGKLLFLNCDTGLKFDLQDLLRASAEILGSNTFGSSYKAVILDGQAVVVKRYKQMNNVPREEFHEHMRRLGNLNHPNILPYMAYYYRKEEKLLISAYVQNRCLASHLHGNHKNKKQGLDWPTRLKIVKGVARGLAYLYNALPSVVTPHGHLKSSNVLLDESFEPLLTDYGLSPLINLDRAQQVIMPYRSPEYAQLGRITRKTDMWSFGILILEILTGKFPENYLAQTHNSDSDIASWVNTMITEKHTSDVFDADMGGFGNSKAELLKLLKIGLSCCEENVERRLDIKEALDQIEDLKEAESDGEYSSTTLVTSDRDAYRAV, encoded by the exons ATGGGCGCGCGCTCGGCTTTGCTTGTGCGCGCACCTGCAGCATCCAACAATGTCCAGTTATTGTTCACGTTCGTTAACATTATTATTGTTGCTCTTTTGGGGATTCTATCACCGTGCTCTTCCTATTCGGATGCTGAGGCGCTCTTGAAGTTCAGGGCTTCATTGAGAAATGCGGTTGCCCTCAGCAGCTGGGATCCATCCATAAACCCAAAGCCACCGTGCTCTGGCAACACTGCCAGTTGGGTGGGTCTGTATTGTAATCAAGACAAAGTTTGGGGGTTACGCCTGGAGAGCATGGGCCTCAACGGCAACATTGACATGGCTTCTCTCTCTTCAATGCCCGCTTTGCGGATGCTTAGCCTAATGAACAATACCTTTGCGGGTCCCTTGCCCAACATTAAGATGCTGCCCAATTTGAAGGCCCTCTTCCTGTCCTTTAATCATTTCTCCGGAGACATACCTGATGATGCATTTGCAGGTTTGAGTCGATTGAGAAAGCTTTATTTGGCAAATAACGATTTCACCGGTAAAATTCCTTCTTCCATTGCCGCATTGCCTAGTCTCCTCTACCTCAGGCTTGATGCAAACAAGTTTCACGGCCAAATTCCCGATTTTCCACGCAGCAATGGTTTAAAGACTTTCAACCTCGCTAACAATGATTTAGAGGGCCCCATCCCAGCCAGTCTAAGCACCTTCGATCCTACCTCCTTTAGCG GAAACAGACGTTTATGCGGGCGACCACTGACAAATCCTTGCCCACCAGCTACAACAGGAAGCCAGGATGGTCAAGGCAAAGACCAGGTTATGAAAACTGTAGTGATTGTGATCGTGGTGGCGGTGGTTGTAGCTTTCCTGGTTACAGTCTTAGTCATATGGCGGTTGAGACTCAAGTCTCGCgatctcaatcaaataaataataatgaggtCCCAAAGTTCCAAGGCCAGACCTCCGACAAGTTCGTTCCTCCCGTTTACGTCAAAACCAAAAGCCTAGCGGAACAATATGATGCTGCTACAACTCCTAAGCAGGTGCTCAGTTCTGTACATTCCAAGAAGGTGGAGCAAGGCAAGCTCTTATTCCTGAATTGTGACACCGGACTCAAGTTTGATTTGCAGGATTTGTTAAGGGCCTCGGCCGAAATTCTAGGCAGTAACACATTTGGCTCTTCCTACAAGGCCGTTATCCTGGACGGTCAAGCTGTGGTTGTCAAGAGGTACAAGCAAATGAACAATGTGCCGAGAGAGGAGTTCCATGAGCACATGAGAAGGCTTGGAAACCTCAACCATCCCAATATTCTGCCCTACATGGCCTATTACTATAGGAAAGAAGAGAAGCTCTTGATCTCTGCCTATGTTCAAAATCGTTGCTTAGCCAGCCATCTTCATG GAAATCACAAGAATAAAAAGCAGGGGCTTGACTGGCCAACCCGATTGAAAATAGTGAAAGGTGTGGCGAGGGGATTGGCCTACCTATACAACGCACTCCCAAGCGTTGTTACGCCTCATGGTCACCTCAAATCTTCCAATGTGCTTTTGGATGAATCTTTTGAGCCCCTACTGACCGATTATGGGCTCAGTCCTTTGATCAACCTTGATCGTGCCCAACAAGTCATCATGCCTTACAGATCACCCGAGTATGCTCAACTTGGGCGTATAACAAGGAAGACTGATATGTGGAGTTTTGGAATTCTGATTCTAGAGATTTTGACAGGTAAATTTCCAGAGAACTATCTGGCACAGACACATAACAGTGATTCGGACATTGCCAGTTGGGTCAATACCATGATTACCGAGAAGCACACCAGCGACGTGTTTGACGCAGACATGGGAGGATTTGGCAATAGTAAAGCTGAATTGCTCAAACTCTTAAAGATTGGCTTGAGTTGTTGCGAGGAGAACGTGGAAAGAAGGTTAGATATCAAGGAAGCTCTTGACCAAATCGAAGACTTGAAGGAGGCTGAAAGTGATGGAGAATACTCTTCTACTACTTTAGTCACTTCCGACCGGGATGCCTATAGAGCCGTGTGA